The following are encoded in a window of bacterium genomic DNA:
- a CDS encoding Gfo/Idh/MocA family oxidoreductase gives MGTVHSAMLVQIAAAGRPVELVAVADRVPERRRLLAATYGFARQFDDGLTLVKETDLDAVFVCTPTVSHAAIVHAAAARGLHLFCEKPLGMSAAEGDGMVAAIDRAGVQAQIGLVLRFSAVYTVMRDLLCEPEAGEPVAVVFRDDQVFPVRGLHATGWRGDRTQSAGGTLIEHGVHDLDLLTWMFGPIARLRAWEQNRAGVPGIEDYVAVDVTFTSGLRAQLVSIWHDMLQRPSNRRLEVFCRRAFVASEADMHGDVVMQRGDDAETRLAADEVLRRFLAHHPDAPEALRPIYGVSYLVQDLAFVDALLAGRPVAPTLHEGLAAQHLAERVYEAARTGEEVVLAAVPPAPR, from the coding sequence ATGGGCACCGTCCATTCGGCGATGCTCGTGCAGATCGCGGCGGCCGGCCGTCCGGTCGAGCTGGTGGCCGTCGCCGATCGGGTTCCCGAGCGCCGCCGGCTGCTCGCGGCGACCTACGGGTTCGCGCGCCAGTTCGACGACGGCCTGACGCTCGTGAAGGAGACCGATCTCGACGCGGTCTTCGTCTGCACGCCGACGGTGTCGCACGCTGCGATCGTCCACGCCGCGGCGGCGCGGGGTCTGCACCTCTTCTGCGAGAAGCCGCTCGGCATGAGCGCCGCCGAGGGCGACGGCATGGTCGCGGCGATCGACCGCGCGGGCGTGCAGGCCCAGATCGGGCTCGTGCTGCGCTTCTCCGCCGTCTACACCGTGATGCGCGATCTCCTGTGCGAGCCCGAGGCCGGAGAGCCCGTGGCGGTCGTCTTCCGCGACGACCAGGTGTTCCCGGTCCGCGGCCTCCACGCCACGGGCTGGCGCGGCGATCGCACGCAGTCGGCCGGCGGCACGCTGATCGAGCACGGCGTCCACGACCTCGATCTCCTCACCTGGATGTTCGGCCCGATCGCGCGCCTGCGCGCCTGGGAGCAGAACCGCGCCGGCGTCCCCGGCATCGAGGACTACGTCGCGGTCGACGTGACCTTCACGAGCGGCCTGCGCGCCCAGCTGGTGTCGATCTGGCACGACATGCTCCAGCGCCCGTCGAACCGCCGGCTCGAGGTCTTCTGCCGCCGGGCGTTCGTCGCCAGCGAGGCCGACATGCACGGCGACGTCGTCATGCAGCGCGGCGACGACGCGGAGACGCGCCTCGCCGCCGACGAGGTCCTGCGGCGCTTCCTCGCCCATCACCCCGACGCCCCCGAGGCGCTGCGGCCGATCTACGGGGTCTCGTATCTCGTCCAGGATCTCGCCTTCGTCGACGCGCTCCTCGCCGGCCGCCCGGTGGCGCCGACGCTGCACGAGGGGCTCGCCGCGCAGCACCTCGCGGAGCGCGTGTACGAGGCGGCGCGGACCGGCGAGGAGGTCGTCCTGGCGGCCGTCCCGCCGGCGCCACGGTAG
- a CDS encoding MAPEG family protein, with protein sequence MSLYSMQNPVFVTYVIASALMILKLMGQGWMTVARMIGSDGGLLNPEDLRAGPANRNPRPEQLEPNAEVERARRIHRNDLESIPAFLACGLLFVAVEPPLWLAQVAMYGFVIARLGHTLAYATRQRHELRATLFSIGSLLVIFMAIYALAGALRQR encoded by the coding sequence GTGTCGCTCTACAGCATGCAGAACCCGGTGTTCGTCACCTACGTCATCGCGTCCGCGCTCATGATCCTGAAGCTCATGGGCCAGGGCTGGATGACGGTCGCCCGGATGATCGGCAGCGACGGCGGGCTGCTCAACCCCGAGGACCTTCGCGCCGGCCCGGCGAATCGCAACCCGCGGCCGGAGCAGCTGGAGCCGAACGCCGAGGTGGAGCGCGCGCGGCGCATCCATCGCAACGATCTGGAGAGCATCCCGGCCTTCCTGGCGTGCGGGCTGCTCTTCGTGGCGGTCGAGCCGCCGCTGTGGCTCGCGCAGGTCGCGATGTACGGGTTCGTGATCGCGCGCCTGGGCCACACCCTCGCCTATGCGACCAGGCAGCGCCACGAGCTGCGGGCGACGCTGTTCTCGATCGGATCGCTGCTGGTGATCTTCATGGCGATCTATGCCCTCGCCGGCGCGCTCCGGCAGCGCTGA
- a CDS encoding acyltransferase family protein: MLVSIRETQPAPARERLLYLDNLRTFLTALVICHHAAIAAGATGGWYWALPAPPDSESALLLTVFTAVNQAFFMSLFFAISAYVTPASYDAKGAAAFLRDRFARLGIPLVVYFFVLNPILSWLIVRLRDGDAAGLVAFVSRDYGHLVGPGPLWFVLALLVFGSAYAAARVASGHPREVTGTHPFPSDRTILGFVVGIGLTAFLVRFVFPTGWDVLGLQLGYFPLYVAFFTFGLRAHANRWLDGLDRPFVACWGRRARWAMPLLLATPFVGGIGQVNGGPHLAALLYAMWEPWICVGMSAWLLVLFRERWATQGRLARRLSRGAYTAYIVHPFFVVAGTALVALLPPQPLLRFVVLCALAVPATFAVADGIRRLPGLSRIL, from the coding sequence ATGCTTGTAAGCATCCGTGAGACGCAGCCGGCGCCGGCGCGCGAGCGGCTGCTCTACCTCGACAACCTGCGCACGTTCCTCACCGCGCTCGTGATCTGCCACCACGCGGCCATCGCCGCGGGCGCGACCGGCGGCTGGTACTGGGCGCTGCCCGCCCCGCCGGACAGCGAGTCCGCCCTGCTCCTCACCGTCTTCACCGCCGTGAACCAGGCCTTCTTCATGAGCCTCTTCTTCGCGATCTCGGCGTACGTGACGCCCGCCTCGTACGACGCCAAGGGTGCGGCGGCGTTCCTGCGCGACCGCTTCGCGCGGCTCGGCATCCCCCTCGTCGTCTACTTCTTCGTGCTGAATCCGATTCTCTCGTGGCTCATCGTCCGGCTGCGCGACGGCGATGCGGCCGGCCTCGTCGCGTTCGTGAGCCGCGACTACGGCCACCTCGTCGGTCCCGGGCCGCTCTGGTTCGTGCTGGCACTGCTCGTCTTCGGCTCGGCCTACGCGGCCGCACGCGTCGCCTCCGGCCACCCCCGGGAGGTCACGGGGACACACCCGTTCCCGTCGGACCGCACGATCCTCGGCTTCGTCGTCGGCATCGGCCTCACCGCCTTCCTCGTCCGCTTCGTCTTCCCGACCGGCTGGGACGTCCTCGGGCTCCAGCTGGGCTACTTCCCGCTCTACGTCGCCTTCTTCACCTTCGGACTCCGGGCGCACGCGAACCGCTGGCTCGACGGGCTGGACCGCCCGTTCGTCGCGTGCTGGGGACGGCGCGCGCGCTGGGCGATGCCGCTCTTGCTCGCGACGCCGTTCGTCGGCGGCATCGGTCAGGTGAACGGCGGCCCGCACCTGGCGGCGCTGCTCTACGCGATGTGGGAGCCGTGGATCTGCGTCGGCATGAGCGCCTGGCTGCTGGTCCTCTTCCGCGAGCGCTGGGCGACGCAGGGGCGGCTGGCGCGCCGCCTGTCGCGCGGCGCGTACACCGCGTACATCGTCCACCCGTTCTTCGTCGTCGCCGGCACCGCGCTCGTCGCGCTGCTGCCGCCCCAGCCCCTGCTCCGCTTCGTCGTGCTGTGCGCCCTGGCGGTGCCCGCGACCTTCGCGGTCGCCGACGGCATCCGCCGGCTGCCGGGGCTGTCGCGCATCCTGTGA
- a CDS encoding ferritin-like domain-containing protein yields MRTRDLLTLPITGHPGVAALFAKAHSADWDFEHDVDWTLAIAPDDPLVGTGWAAFGRTPTFQALPDGAKSRATRRALGRMLNILQVGESVAQNVCAALVLGLREEDYRNHAAAQAMDEARHHLAYRRFIEKMGEELEPIDAGTEAMFDALLAAHDPLELIATEQFFLESFAMNIFEGIARDATHPLLRRILELITRDESRHMGFGVLYVAEWMRTHPLEAHVAFARTWLGQILGTLLDRPGPIMLARVVRRLQEAGVADAERLAPDMLHEQEAINAADVEDIASGRRVPHVLKSARRAGLLEADVLEALELTAHPLLQGVLRGAHDVADV; encoded by the coding sequence ATGCGCACGCGTGATCTGCTGACCCTCCCCATCACGGGCCATCCCGGCGTGGCCGCGCTCTTCGCCAAGGCGCACTCGGCCGACTGGGACTTCGAGCACGACGTCGACTGGACGCTCGCGATCGCGCCCGACGACCCGCTGGTCGGAACCGGCTGGGCGGCGTTCGGCAGGACGCCGACCTTCCAGGCCCTCCCCGACGGCGCCAAGAGCCGCGCCACGCGGCGCGCGCTCGGGCGCATGCTGAACATCCTCCAGGTCGGCGAGAGCGTCGCCCAGAACGTCTGCGCCGCGCTGGTGCTCGGGCTGCGGGAGGAGGACTACCGCAACCACGCCGCCGCGCAGGCGATGGACGAGGCCCGGCACCACCTCGCCTATCGCCGCTTCATCGAGAAGATGGGCGAGGAGCTGGAGCCCATCGACGCCGGCACCGAGGCGATGTTCGACGCCCTGCTCGCCGCGCACGATCCGCTCGAGCTGATCGCCACCGAGCAGTTCTTCCTCGAGAGCTTCGCCATGAACATCTTCGAGGGCATCGCGCGCGACGCGACGCACCCGCTGCTGCGCCGCATCCTCGAGCTGATCACCCGCGACGAGAGCCGCCACATGGGCTTCGGCGTCCTCTACGTCGCCGAGTGGATGCGCACGCATCCGCTCGAGGCGCACGTCGCCTTCGCGCGCACCTGGCTCGGGCAGATCCTGGGCACGCTGCTCGACCGCCCCGGCCCGATCATGCTCGCCCGCGTCGTGCGTCGGCTGCAGGAGGCGGGCGTCGCCGACGCCGAGCGGCTGGCACCGGACATGCTGCACGAGCAGGAGGCGATCAACGCGGCCGACGTCGAGGACATCGCCTCGGGTCGTCGCGTGCCGCACGTCCTGAAGAGCGCGCGGCGGGCGGGGCTGCTGGAAGCCGACGTGCTCGAGGCGCTGGAGCTGACGGCACACCCGCTGCTCCAGGGCGTGCTGCGTGGCGCCCACGACGTCGCCGACGTCTGA
- a CDS encoding adenylate/guanylate cyclase domain-containing protein, with translation MTPCDTRPIVDWLVDGARSAADTEGVLAELCERLAGCGMPLSRAALFVHTLHPQVMGIRFLWKPGEAVEVDRAPFEAFEAEDFRHSPVRHVIDTGVALRRRLADASCRLDSAVVRDLRAAGATDYLAVPLRFADGTVRCATFTTEAPGGFRDAQVAGLQAIVAPLARVVENQTLRYTASTLLDTYVGAHAGQRVFAGQIRRGQTTTIDAAIWLSDMRHFTRFADRLPPQALIDLLNRYFDCQVPGIVGRGGEVLKFVGDGLLAIFAIAPGGDDVREVCGAALDAAHEARRAVLAAFGDAPALVEEGPRFGLALHLGQVLYGNIGSGNRLDFTCIGPAVNLAARLEKLSGGLGRTIVASEEFARHLPASRLVRVGDFALPGFAAPRAVFGLDDE, from the coding sequence ATGACGCCGTGTGACACGAGGCCGATCGTCGACTGGCTGGTCGATGGGGCGCGGTCGGCGGCCGACACCGAAGGCGTGCTGGCCGAGCTGTGCGAGCGGCTCGCCGGCTGTGGCATGCCGTTGTCGCGCGCGGCGCTGTTCGTGCACACGCTGCATCCGCAGGTCATGGGCATCCGCTTCCTGTGGAAGCCCGGCGAGGCCGTCGAGGTGGATCGCGCGCCGTTCGAGGCGTTCGAAGCCGAGGACTTCCGGCACAGCCCGGTCCGGCACGTCATCGATACCGGCGTCGCGCTCCGCCGCCGGCTCGCGGATGCGAGCTGTCGGCTCGATTCCGCCGTGGTGCGTGATCTGCGCGCCGCCGGCGCCACGGACTATCTCGCCGTGCCGCTGCGGTTCGCCGACGGCACCGTGCGCTGCGCGACCTTCACGACCGAGGCGCCGGGAGGCTTCCGCGACGCGCAGGTCGCCGGCCTCCAGGCGATCGTCGCCCCGCTGGCGCGGGTGGTGGAGAACCAGACGCTCCGCTACACGGCGAGCACGCTGCTCGACACCTACGTCGGCGCCCACGCTGGGCAGCGTGTCTTCGCAGGGCAGATCAGGCGAGGCCAGACGACCACCATCGATGCGGCGATCTGGCTGTCGGACATGCGGCATTTCACGCGCTTCGCCGATCGGCTGCCGCCCCAGGCGCTCATCGATCTCCTCAATCGCTACTTCGACTGCCAGGTCCCGGGGATCGTGGGGCGGGGCGGTGAGGTGCTGAAGTTCGTCGGCGACGGCCTGCTCGCGATCTTCGCCATCGCGCCCGGCGGCGACGACGTGCGGGAGGTCTGCGGGGCCGCGCTCGACGCCGCGCACGAGGCTCGCAGGGCGGTTCTCGCCGCCTTCGGCGACGCACCGGCGCTCGTCGAGGAGGGGCCGCGGTTCGGGCTGGCGCTGCACCTGGGCCAGGTCCTGTACGGCAACATCGGGAGCGGGAATCGTCTCGACTTCACGTGCATCGGGCCTGCCGTGAATCTCGCCGCGCGCCTCGAGAAGCTGTCCGGAGGGCTCGGCCGCACGATCGTTGCCTCCGAGGAGTTCGCCCGCCATCTCCCGGCGTCGCGCCTCGTGCGCGTGGGGGACTTCGCCCTCCCGGGATTCGCGGCGCCGCGAGCGGTCTTCGGGCTCGACGACGAGTGA
- a CDS encoding nucleotidyltransferase — protein sequence MTSLADLNDDFRDLLLALVAEGVEFVIVGAYALALHGVPRFTGDLDVFVRPGEQNSARLWSALTRFGAPLQAAGISPRDFATPGLVYQIGLPPRRIDLLTEISGVTFDDAWATREPATIDGHRVDFIGRDALVRNKLAAGRPKDLADAGRLKR from the coding sequence ATGACCTCGCTCGCCGATCTGAACGACGACTTCCGCGACCTGCTGCTCGCGCTGGTCGCCGAGGGCGTCGAGTTCGTGATCGTCGGCGCCTATGCGCTCGCGCTGCACGGCGTGCCGCGATTCACCGGCGATCTGGACGTCTTCGTGCGACCGGGCGAGCAGAATTCCGCCCGGCTGTGGTCGGCGTTGACGCGGTTCGGTGCTCCGCTGCAGGCGGCCGGCATTTCGCCGCGCGACTTCGCGACGCCCGGTCTCGTCTACCAGATCGGTCTTCCGCCCCGTCGCATCGACCTGCTGACCGAGATCAGCGGCGTGACGTTCGACGACGCCTGGGCTACGCGCGAGCCGGCGACGATCGATGGGCATCGCGTCGACTTCATCGGTCGGGATGCCTTGGTGCGGAACAAGCTCGCCGCAGGAAGGCCGAAGGACCTGGCCGACGCCGGACGCTTGAAGCGCTGA
- a CDS encoding L,D-transpeptidase, whose protein sequence is MPPVRRLAWPALLCLLAATGAAAMPAVPYRFEPPRTALAKRSAAELALLEKLNRADRAHLPRLDVVVVPDDFADDGLTHSPMPAVWPAALPYPTAIAVDVPGQVFGAYAHGVLVRWGPVSTGRRGSQTPAGDYHLNWKSKGRHSTVDAEWFMPWYFNFASHDGLAFHQFALPGRPASHSCVRMLERDARWLFAWGHGWILGPDRKVLAHGTPVAILGAYDFAAPPPWRSAAWLSRPVTLPLALPATD, encoded by the coding sequence GTGCCTCCGGTCCGTCGGCTCGCCTGGCCCGCCCTCCTCTGCCTGCTTGCCGCCACCGGGGCCGCGGCCATGCCGGCGGTGCCCTACCGCTTCGAGCCGCCGCGCACCGCGCTCGCGAAGCGCAGCGCCGCCGAGCTCGCGCTGCTGGAGAAGCTGAACCGCGCCGATCGCGCGCACCTGCCGCGTCTCGACGTCGTCGTCGTGCCGGACGACTTTGCCGACGACGGCCTCACGCACTCGCCGATGCCCGCCGTCTGGCCCGCCGCGCTGCCGTATCCGACCGCGATCGCGGTCGACGTGCCGGGCCAGGTGTTCGGGGCCTACGCCCATGGTGTGCTCGTGCGCTGGGGACCCGTCAGCACCGGACGGCGCGGCAGCCAGACCCCGGCGGGCGACTACCATCTCAACTGGAAGTCGAAGGGCCGCCACAGCACGGTCGACGCGGAGTGGTTCATGCCCTGGTACTTCAACTTCGCGAGCCACGACGGCCTCGCCTTCCACCAGTTCGCACTGCCCGGGCGCCCGGCGAGCCACTCGTGCGTGCGCATGCTCGAGCGCGACGCCCGCTGGCTCTTCGCCTGGGGACACGGGTGGATCCTCGGCCCAGACCGCAAGGTCCTGGCGCACGGCACGCCGGTGGCGATCCTCGGCGCGTACGACTTCGCCGCCCCGCCGCCGTGGCGCTCGGCCGCGTGGCTGTCGCGGCCGGTGACGCTGCCGCTGGCGCTGCCGGCGACGGACTGA
- a CDS encoding shikimate dehydrogenase — protein sequence MTITGTTRVLAILGDPIAHARAPRLVNDALAARGDDAVMVPIQVAADGLARVVDGLRAMQSFAGGVVTMPHKEAIVALLDDVSAEARQVGACNTIRRTADGRLVGTMFDGEGFVAGLAASGHAVRGRRVFLCGAGGAAAAIAFAMGRHGATRLTLYNRTTARAAALADHVRAAWPALAVALGGPDPSGHDLVVNATALGMRPGDAALPCDVSGMTPGTLAADVVIRQPTAFLAAAAARGAVVVGGEPMLVAQIGLIVDFVLAG from the coding sequence GTGACGATCACCGGCACGACCCGCGTCCTCGCCATCCTCGGCGATCCCATCGCCCATGCACGCGCTCCCCGCCTGGTGAACGACGCGCTGGCCGCACGCGGCGACGACGCCGTGATGGTCCCGATCCAGGTCGCGGCGGACGGGCTCGCCCGGGTCGTCGACGGGCTGCGCGCGATGCAGAGCTTCGCGGGCGGCGTCGTCACGATGCCGCACAAGGAGGCGATCGTCGCCCTGCTGGACGACGTCTCCGCCGAGGCGCGTCAGGTCGGCGCCTGCAACACGATCCGCCGCACCGCCGACGGCCGCCTCGTGGGCACGATGTTCGACGGCGAGGGCTTCGTCGCAGGGCTCGCCGCGTCGGGCCACGCCGTACGCGGCCGGCGCGTATTCCTATGCGGCGCCGGCGGCGCGGCGGCGGCGATCGCGTTCGCGATGGGGCGCCACGGCGCCACGCGGCTGACCCTCTACAACCGGACCACGGCGCGCGCCGCGGCGTTGGCCGACCACGTCCGCGCCGCGTGGCCCGCGCTCGCCGTCGCCCTCGGCGGGCCCGACCCGTCCGGCCACGACCTCGTCGTCAACGCCACCGCGCTCGGCATGCGCCCCGGCGACGCCGCCCTGCCCTGTGACGTCTCCGGGATGACGCCGGGTACGCTCGCCGCCGACGTCGTCATCCGCCAGCCCACGGCGTTTCTCGCCGCCGCGGCCGCGCGCGGCGCCGTGGTCGTCGGCGGCGAGCCGATGCTGGTCGCACAGATCGGGCTGATCGTCGACTTCGTGCTGGCAGGCTAG
- a CDS encoding aminotransferase class I/II-fold pyridoxal phosphate-dependent enzyme — MPDPQRRYDELKALGLKLDMTRGKPCAAQLDLAQALLTTVTGDVRAADGTDCRNYGGVDGLPEAKALFAGMIGVAPSEVIVGGSSSLNLMYDGVVRCLLHAPPGGETPWRALPKVRWACPVPGYDRHFAVCESLGIEMTTVPMRDDGPDMDALEALVAADAAVRGMWLVPRFSNPTGAVVSPEVVRRLAGMKTAAPDFRIFWDDAYAVHVLGDAPVEIPSILEACREAGNADRVVLFGSTSKITFAGAGVAFMAASDANVAWAKKHLAIQTIGPDKLNQLRHVRFLGDQTGIRAHMQKHAAILRPKFARVLSVLEEELGGSGLARWTKPEGGYFVTMWVPKGTASKVVNLAKDAGVALTPAGATHPYGKDPDDAVLRLAPSFPSVEEIDQAMRVVAVCVRLAAA; from the coding sequence ATGCCCGATCCCCAGCGTCGCTACGACGAACTCAAAGCCCTCGGCCTGAAGCTCGACATGACCCGCGGCAAGCCCTGTGCCGCGCAGCTCGACCTCGCACAGGCGCTCCTCACCACGGTCACCGGCGACGTCCGCGCCGCCGACGGCACCGACTGCCGCAACTACGGCGGCGTCGACGGCCTGCCGGAGGCGAAGGCGCTCTTCGCCGGCATGATCGGCGTGGCGCCGTCGGAGGTCATCGTCGGGGGCAGCTCCAGCTTGAACCTCATGTACGACGGCGTCGTGCGGTGCCTGCTGCACGCGCCGCCGGGCGGTGAGACGCCGTGGCGCGCGCTGCCGAAGGTCCGCTGGGCGTGCCCGGTGCCGGGATACGACCGGCACTTCGCCGTCTGCGAGAGCCTCGGCATCGAGATGACGACGGTGCCGATGCGCGACGACGGCCCCGACATGGACGCGCTCGAGGCGCTCGTCGCCGCCGACGCGGCGGTACGCGGTATGTGGCTCGTGCCGCGCTTCAGCAATCCGACCGGCGCCGTGGTGTCCCCCGAGGTGGTGCGCCGTCTCGCCGGCATGAAGACCGCGGCGCCGGACTTCCGCATCTTCTGGGACGACGCCTACGCGGTCCACGTCCTCGGCGACGCGCCGGTCGAGATCCCGAGCATCCTCGAGGCGTGCCGGGAGGCCGGCAATGCCGACCGCGTCGTTCTCTTCGGCTCGACGTCGAAGATCACCTTCGCCGGCGCCGGCGTCGCCTTCATGGCCGCCAGCGACGCCAACGTGGCGTGGGCGAAGAAGCATCTCGCCATCCAGACCATCGGCCCCGACAAGCTGAACCAGCTGCGTCACGTCCGCTTCCTCGGCGACCAGACCGGCATCCGCGCGCACATGCAGAAGCACGCGGCCATCCTGCGGCCCAAGTTCGCGCGCGTGCTGTCGGTGCTCGAGGAGGAGCTCGGCGGCTCGGGGCTCGCGCGCTGGACGAAGCCCGAGGGCGGCTACTTCGTCACGATGTGGGTGCCGAAGGGGACGGCGTCGAAGGTCGTGAATCTGGCGAAGGACGCGGGCGTCGCGCTCACCCCCGCCGGCGCGACGCATCCGTACGGCAAGGACCCCGACGACGCGGTGCTGCGTCTCGCGCCCTCGTTCCCGAGCGTCGAGGAGATCGATCAGGCGATGCGGGTCGTGGCCGTGTGCGTGCGGCTGGCGGCGGCGTAG